In a single window of the Gracilimonas sp. genome:
- the azu gene encoding azurin codes for MRTLFSLLAIFALAFTNLAQAQDKVEITIEGNDRMQFNLSEIKVEAGQTVVLTLKHVGKLPKAAMGHNWVLLTQGTDIQKFGAAASKAAGNEYIPEGTEDVIVHTDLIGGGQETTIEFTAPEAGTYDYICSFPGHYALMKGKLIVE; via the coding sequence ATGAGAACTCTATTTTCTTTATTGGCCATCTTTGCCCTTGCATTTACAAACTTGGCTCAAGCTCAGGATAAAGTTGAAATTACTATTGAAGGCAATGACAGGATGCAATTCAATCTAAGCGAAATCAAAGTTGAAGCAGGTCAAACTGTTGTACTAACCCTGAAGCATGTTGGTAAACTTCCAAAAGCTGCCATGGGACATAACTGGGTGCTTCTTACTCAGGGAACAGACATCCAAAAGTTTGGTGCAGCTGCATCGAAAGCAGCCGGTAACGAATATATCCCTGAAGGTACAGAAGATGTAATTGTGCATACAGATTTGATTGGAGGCGGACAAGAAACCACCATCGAATTTACAGCGCCTGAAGCCGGAACTTACGACTATATTTGTAGCTTCCCTGGCCACTACGCGCTAATGAAAGGTAAACTAATTGTAGAATAA
- a CDS encoding SDR family oxidoreductase, producing the protein MNVLVIGANGQIGKRLVHQLKESNHGPVAMVRKEEQVDQFKENGIDTVLGDLEDDFTHAFEDIDAVVFSAGSGGHTPKSQTKVIDRDGAIKAIDEAEKAGRKRFIMVSALKANRDSETWSEPMEHYYDAKAKADERLRNSDLDYTVLMPGRLTNEEGIGKVELKERIESIDNKTITRDDVATVIVELLDAKQSYKKSLELLQGSTPIKEAISNLN; encoded by the coding sequence ATGAACGTTTTAGTAATTGGAGCTAATGGGCAAATTGGAAAAAGATTAGTCCATCAGTTGAAAGAGTCAAACCATGGTCCTGTTGCCATGGTTCGAAAAGAAGAACAGGTAGATCAATTCAAAGAAAATGGAATTGATACTGTTTTGGGGGATCTGGAAGACGATTTCACTCATGCTTTTGAAGACATTGATGCAGTGGTGTTCTCGGCGGGTTCAGGTGGGCATACTCCCAAATCTCAGACAAAAGTAATTGACCGGGATGGCGCTATAAAAGCTATCGATGAGGCAGAAAAAGCAGGTCGTAAGCGATTCATTATGGTAAGTGCTCTGAAGGCTAACAGAGATTCGGAAACCTGGTCGGAACCGATGGAGCATTATTATGATGCCAAAGCAAAAGCTGATGAACGACTTAGAAATTCGGATTTAGACTATACGGTGCTTATGCCGGGTCGGTTAACCAATGAAGAGGGAATCGGAAAAGTAGAGCTAAAAGAACGGATTGAATCAATAGACAACAAAACTATAACCCGTGATGATGTAGCAACAGTGATAGTGGAGCTTTTGGATGCGAAACAAAGCTATAAGAAAAGTCTGGAATTATTGCAGGGGAGCACACCCATAAAAGAAGCTATATCAAATCTGAATTAA
- a CDS encoding ATP-dependent 6-phosphofructokinase, which translates to MKKVLITTGGGDCPGLNAVIRAIVKRAAKTSDWEVYGSIEAFNGALRTPKEIIRLTDQEVAGIHAKGGTILKTTNKGGPFNWPVKHKDGSWTTEDRSDEMIDYLKNEGFEAVINIGGDGSQKISHQLQKKGLNVIGVPKTIDNDLSSTDYTFGFQTAVDIATDAVDKLVTTASSHHRLMILEVMGRGAGWIALHSAIAGGAEVCLIPEIPYDINKVLEKINSRYKDGRGFAIVVIAEGAKPKEGSVFSRESKEVGYQNKRLGGVAYQLSDQLKSAGFEHDIREMVLGHLQRGGKPEAFDRILATQFGVKAMELAIEGNFGHMVSFIDQEIVAVPLAEATKGNNLVDPDSFLVQTAKGVGISFGD; encoded by the coding sequence ATGAAGAAAGTACTTATCACAACCGGCGGCGGTGATTGCCCCGGCCTTAATGCAGTAATTCGTGCCATCGTAAAACGTGCAGCAAAAACTAGCGATTGGGAAGTGTATGGCAGCATCGAGGCCTTCAACGGGGCTCTGCGCACCCCAAAAGAAATTATTCGGTTGACTGATCAGGAAGTGGCTGGCATACATGCTAAAGGTGGTACCATTTTAAAAACCACAAACAAGGGAGGCCCCTTCAACTGGCCTGTTAAACACAAAGATGGTTCCTGGACTACCGAAGACCGTTCCGATGAAATGATTGATTATCTGAAAAATGAAGGTTTTGAAGCCGTAATAAATATCGGCGGAGACGGTTCTCAAAAAATCAGTCACCAGTTGCAAAAAAAAGGCCTCAATGTAATTGGTGTGCCTAAAACCATTGATAATGACCTCTCTTCTACCGACTACACTTTCGGTTTTCAAACAGCAGTTGATATAGCTACCGATGCTGTGGATAAATTGGTAACTACAGCCTCAAGCCACCACCGTTTGATGATTCTGGAAGTAATGGGTCGTGGTGCGGGTTGGATTGCCCTTCACTCTGCCATCGCGGGAGGAGCTGAAGTTTGCCTGATCCCTGAAATCCCCTACGATATCAACAAAGTGCTGGAAAAAATTAACAGTCGCTATAAAGACGGGCGTGGATTTGCGATTGTTGTGATTGCGGAAGGAGCCAAACCAAAAGAAGGATCAGTCTTTTCAAGAGAAAGCAAAGAAGTGGGTTATCAGAATAAACGTTTGGGAGGTGTAGCCTACCAGTTATCCGATCAGCTGAAATCTGCCGGATTTGAACACGATATTCGGGAAATGGTGTTAGGGCATTTGCAACGAGGAGGAAAACCCGAAGCCTTCGACCGCATTCTTGCCACCCAGTTTGGAGTGAAAGCAATGGAATTAGCCATTGAAGGAAATTTTGGGCATATGGTTTCCTTCATCGACCAGGAAATTGTAGCTGTACCTCTCGCAGAGGCCACAAAAGGAAACAACCTCGTTGACCCGGACAGCTTTTTAGTTCAAACGGCTAAAGGTGTTGGGATTAGTTTTGGGGATTGA
- a CDS encoding DinB family protein yields MTFMKFNLEHSIEILQRTPAILNEMLSNLPSEWTSANEGPNIWSPFDVVGHLIHGEKTDWIPRMKIILSSQTDKTFQPFDRFAQFEESKGKSLEQLLEEFKNLRNANIEQLKNQKLGSGDFEKKGFHPDFGEVNLSQLLSSWVVHDLNHIAQISRVMANRYKSEVGPWVNYLGILKP; encoded by the coding sequence ATGACTTTTATGAAATTCAATTTAGAGCATTCTATAGAAATTTTGCAGCGTACTCCAGCTATTTTGAACGAGATGCTAAGTAATCTGCCATCAGAATGGACAAGTGCCAACGAGGGGCCTAATATCTGGAGTCCTTTTGATGTGGTCGGCCATCTGATTCACGGAGAGAAAACCGACTGGATTCCAAGAATGAAAATTATTCTTTCCAGCCAAACAGATAAAACATTTCAACCCTTTGACCGGTTTGCACAGTTTGAGGAAAGCAAAGGTAAATCTCTTGAGCAACTACTTGAAGAATTTAAAAACTTACGAAATGCGAACATTGAACAGCTGAAAAATCAGAAACTTGGTTCTGGCGATTTTGAGAAAAAGGGTTTTCATCCTGATTTTGGGGAAGTAAATTTATCTCAATTATTGAGTAGCTGGGTGGTGCACGATCTTAACCATATCGCACAAATATCACGTGTAATGGCCAATCGATACAAATCAGAAGTAGGCCCTTGGGTCAACTATCTGGGAATATTAAAGCCATAA
- a CDS encoding AAA family ATPase: MFDHYPKWSQEFARKYLSRTINQFILHGNVHDLVSLKTDEGTQFHRLKSFLSDEFFGARDFVIFYDRASGIYFRDKESQADFNQAIAGRDSLVGTEYAKKMPKDPVRVMSLLEQYFRLRLDQKKSVALIIDYAETIVPMSDAASIGNEDRTSMVYLSRWAHDPMFLASDFTTVMITENLADLNKTLVQNPYTTDIKINIPGERERREFIDFETKNDTWKELSDVKPDIVAQQTAGLNFVNIRSVLSHARENKERITFEGLSETKKELIEAEAYGLLEFVETQYSLDNVAGHTHVKKHLRQAVKALKSGRQDVMPMGYLVCGPVGTGKTFLVTCFASEVGIPMVKLKNFRSQWQGVTEGNLEKILSLLKAMSPVAVMIDEADAYLGDRDASGDSGVSSRVFSQIATFMSDTENRGRIVWFLMTARPDLMPIDLKRQGRAEEHLALFPPHTNEERVELFEAMKKKTGLQMTEDYIPAVIEEGFKTFSGADMEAALTRAKFRAAAEGRKKVTPEILDLALADFLPPTYPEEVELQTLSAVIECTSKELLPERYREMDRDEILSKIDELKFRVG, encoded by the coding sequence ATGTTTGATCACTATCCAAAATGGTCTCAGGAATTTGCTCGAAAGTATCTGAGCAGAACCATCAATCAGTTTATACTGCACGGGAACGTACACGATTTAGTGTCTCTTAAAACGGATGAAGGAACTCAATTTCATCGCCTGAAGTCTTTTCTGTCGGATGAGTTCTTCGGTGCCCGGGATTTCGTGATTTTCTATGATCGCGCTTCAGGTATTTATTTCAGGGATAAGGAATCCCAGGCAGATTTCAACCAGGCCATCGCCGGACGGGATAGTTTGGTGGGAACGGAATACGCCAAGAAGATGCCTAAGGACCCCGTGAGGGTAATGTCGTTGCTGGAACAGTATTTCCGTCTTCGTCTGGATCAAAAGAAAAGTGTGGCCCTCATTATTGATTATGCCGAGACTATAGTACCGATGAGTGATGCAGCTTCGATTGGAAATGAAGACCGAACTTCGATGGTCTATTTGTCGCGCTGGGCTCACGACCCTATGTTTCTGGCTTCTGATTTCACCACGGTGATGATTACGGAAAACCTGGCTGACTTAAATAAAACGCTCGTTCAAAATCCTTATACCACAGATATAAAAATCAATATTCCGGGAGAACGGGAGAGAAGGGAATTCATTGATTTCGAGACCAAGAATGATACCTGGAAAGAACTCTCAGATGTAAAGCCGGATATCGTGGCTCAGCAAACGGCCGGACTGAATTTTGTGAACATCCGAAGCGTGTTATCTCATGCCCGGGAGAATAAGGAGAGAATCACTTTCGAGGGTTTGTCAGAAACCAAGAAAGAGCTGATTGAGGCAGAAGCATACGGGTTGCTGGAGTTTGTAGAAACCCAATACTCTCTGGACAATGTAGCAGGCCACACCCATGTAAAAAAACATCTCCGACAGGCAGTCAAAGCTTTAAAATCGGGCCGACAGGATGTAATGCCTATGGGATATCTGGTCTGTGGTCCGGTAGGAACCGGTAAAACCTTTTTGGTAACCTGCTTCGCGAGTGAAGTTGGTATTCCCATGGTGAAACTCAAAAACTTCCGAAGTCAGTGGCAAGGGGTGACGGAAGGAAACCTGGAAAAAATACTTTCTCTTTTGAAGGCGATGTCGCCGGTAGCGGTGATGATTGATGAAGCGGATGCCTACCTCGGTGATCGTGATGCAAGCGGTGACAGTGGCGTTTCAAGCCGTGTATTCTCACAAATAGCTACCTTTATGAGCGATACTGAAAACCGGGGTCGTATTGTATGGTTCCTGATGACCGCGCGTCCCGATCTCATGCCTATTGACCTGAAGCGACAGGGAAGAGCCGAGGAACACCTTGCCCTGTTTCCGCCTCATACCAATGAGGAACGTGTGGAGCTCTTTGAAGCCATGAAAAAGAAAACCGGCCTTCAGATGACTGAAGATTACATTCCTGCCGTGATTGAAGAGGGTTTCAAAACCTTTTCAGGTGCCGATATGGAAGCCGCTTTAACCCGAGCTAAATTCCGCGCAGCTGCTGAGGGAAGAAAGAAAGTAACCCCCGAAATTCTGGACCTGGCTTTAGCCGATTTTCTTCCGCCAACCTATCCGGAAGAAGTTGAACTTCAGACGCTCAGTGCCGTGATAGAATGTACGTCTAAAGAATTACTTCCGGAGCGATATCGTGAGATGGATCGGGACGAAATTCTGTCTAAAATTGATGAACTGAAGTTCAGGGTGGGGTAG
- a CDS encoding hemolysin family protein: protein MFEFVLIVITILLSGFFSGSEIAFVTANKLKLEVASRKNNFLSNSIEFFTRKPETFLTTTLVGNNIVNVLYATFMAIFLVEPIQVYGEAWFGVVPSEIQILIIQTIIASVVIMLFGEILPKAIFRALADNMIAVISVPLRVAYYLFRPLIEISKGSSNILIRWLVKDAEVVESYYRRQDVEMIFKELRDSGGSEDIDEDDSEILHNVLELSNKRVKDSMIPRIEIEAVEKDTPIEEVLNMFIQSGHSKLPVYRESIDDVIGVVFAHDFFHTPKSLNEIIRPVKLVPSSKKSKDLLTEFRQSNMSVAIVLDEYGGTAGMVTIEDLLEEVVGDIQDEYDVEDEIMKKLSENTYVVSGNVEIQELMEKFDEIELPLEPSEYDTVAGFIINHLGRIPKVNEEVVVEGKKFIISKATPSRIETVKLILIE from the coding sequence ATGTTTGAGTTTGTCCTGATTGTCATAACCATATTGCTGAGTGGCTTTTTCTCTGGTTCTGAAATTGCTTTTGTAACAGCCAATAAGCTCAAGCTGGAAGTAGCCTCACGGAAGAATAACTTTCTGTCCAATTCTATAGAGTTTTTTACCCGTAAACCGGAAACATTTCTGACAACAACCCTTGTTGGAAATAATATTGTTAATGTACTCTATGCTACATTCATGGCAATTTTCCTTGTTGAACCGATTCAGGTTTATGGAGAAGCCTGGTTTGGGGTTGTTCCTTCTGAAATTCAAATCCTGATTATCCAGACTATTATTGCTTCTGTGGTTATCATGTTATTTGGTGAGATTTTGCCCAAAGCTATTTTCAGGGCATTGGCTGATAATATGATCGCAGTGATTTCGGTTCCTCTGCGGGTCGCCTATTATCTGTTTCGTCCGCTTATCGAAATTTCGAAAGGCTCATCTAATATTCTGATTCGCTGGCTGGTAAAAGATGCTGAGGTAGTAGAAAGCTATTATCGCCGGCAGGATGTGGAAATGATCTTTAAAGAGCTTCGGGACAGCGGAGGCAGTGAAGATATTGATGAAGACGATTCAGAGATCCTACACAATGTTCTGGAACTGTCCAACAAGCGGGTTAAAGACTCAATGATTCCCCGTATCGAAATAGAAGCAGTAGAAAAAGATACGCCCATTGAAGAAGTTTTGAATATGTTCATACAATCGGGACATTCAAAACTACCGGTTTACAGAGAGTCTATTGATGATGTAATCGGAGTCGTATTTGCACATGATTTCTTTCACACTCCGAAATCTTTAAACGAAATTATTCGTCCGGTTAAGCTGGTTCCTTCCAGTAAGAAATCCAAAGACTTGCTTACCGAGTTCCGGCAGTCGAACATGTCGGTAGCTATTGTGTTGGATGAATACGGAGGTACTGCGGGGATGGTCACCATCGAGGACTTACTGGAGGAGGTAGTTGGTGATATTCAGGACGAATATGATGTGGAAGACGAGATCATGAAAAAGCTTTCCGAAAATACGTATGTGGTAAGCGGGAATGTGGAAATTCAGGAGTTAATGGAAAAATTTGATGAAATTGAACTCCCACTGGAACCTTCCGAGTATGATACCGTAGCGGGATTCATCATTAATCATTTGGGGCGTATTCCGAAAGTAAATGAGGAAGTGGTGGTTGAGGGTAAGAAATTCATTATCAGTAAAGCCACACCCAGTCGCATTGAAACGGTTAAGCTCATTTTAATTGAATAA
- a CDS encoding enoyl-CoA hydratase-related protein, translating into MDQIYETLLTEVDESGICTLTINRPDKLNALNNQVLEELDKAIDDIKENYQVKSLVITGAGEKAFVAGADIKELSSLDPVSGEKVSKKGQDIFQKIEDLTIPVIAAVNGYALGGGCELAMACHLRIAFEKAAFGLPEVSLGLIPGYGGTQRLTQLVGRGKALEMIMTGRQVKAVEAFEIGLVNQVTGHSAIDEAKSMLNKIMKQGPLAIKNALQAVKQVGSGKGYESEASLFGELCGTADFREGTSAFLEKRKPNFSGK; encoded by the coding sequence ATGGACCAGATTTACGAAACGCTTCTTACAGAAGTCGATGAATCCGGCATTTGTACGCTCACCATTAATCGTCCCGATAAACTCAATGCCCTGAATAATCAGGTATTAGAGGAACTCGATAAAGCAATTGATGACATCAAAGAGAATTATCAGGTTAAATCGCTGGTAATTACCGGGGCTGGTGAAAAGGCTTTTGTTGCCGGTGCTGATATCAAAGAACTGAGCTCATTAGATCCCGTTTCAGGAGAAAAAGTATCAAAAAAAGGACAGGATATTTTTCAGAAGATCGAAGATCTGACCATTCCTGTGATTGCGGCTGTAAACGGATATGCTCTGGGTGGCGGATGTGAATTGGCTATGGCTTGCCACTTGCGAATTGCTTTTGAAAAGGCTGCTTTTGGGTTACCCGAAGTTAGTTTGGGATTGATTCCGGGTTATGGAGGCACCCAACGGCTTACCCAGCTTGTGGGTAGAGGCAAGGCCCTTGAAATGATTATGACTGGCCGGCAGGTTAAAGCTGTTGAAGCCTTCGAAATAGGATTGGTAAATCAGGTTACCGGGCATTCTGCAATTGATGAAGCCAAATCAATGCTGAATAAAATTATGAAGCAAGGACCATTAGCTATTAAAAATGCTCTTCAGGCGGTAAAACAGGTAGGCTCAGGAAAAGGATATGAATCTGAAGCCAGTCTGTTTGGAGAATTATGCGGTACTGCTGATTTTAGGGAAGGAACCAGTGCTTTTCTCGAAAAGAGAAAGCCCAATTTCTCCGGTAAATAG
- a CDS encoding PspA/IM30 family protein encodes MFQRFIRAIKSMFGGLISSMEDPKLILEQNIRDLNDQIPQMNENIATVKANLLMLQKEMNRNEKAIQDLTAKVKSAIQANRDDIAEGYALQLEKAKENYAHTKDQLAFAEKAYEKAIKVKKVFMREKDRKIQEAKEALRASERSEWQAKIADTLEQFEVGGIDATHDEMINRINEQSAKNEARMEIALDSIDTETMEIEANAEKLRAKSLVEQFKMEMGEKSGSINIDEEEPAKEKDSSKTVGNKEKSSS; translated from the coding sequence ATGTTTCAACGATTTATCCGCGCTATCAAATCAATGTTCGGTGGCTTAATAAGCTCAATGGAGGATCCAAAACTCATCCTTGAGCAAAACATCCGGGACTTAAACGATCAAATTCCCCAGATGAACGAGAATATCGCTACGGTTAAAGCCAACCTGTTGATGCTCCAAAAGGAAATGAATCGCAATGAAAAAGCGATACAGGATTTAACAGCTAAAGTTAAGTCAGCTATCCAAGCTAATCGGGATGATATTGCTGAGGGTTATGCGCTTCAACTAGAAAAGGCGAAAGAAAATTACGCACACACCAAAGATCAGCTTGCCTTTGCAGAAAAGGCTTACGAAAAAGCTATTAAGGTGAAAAAAGTGTTTATGCGTGAGAAAGATCGCAAGATACAGGAAGCTAAAGAAGCTCTTCGCGCAAGTGAGCGCTCTGAATGGCAAGCCAAAATTGCGGATACGCTGGAACAGTTTGAAGTGGGCGGGATTGATGCCACTCATGATGAGATGATCAACCGTATCAATGAGCAGTCAGCTAAGAACGAAGCCCGTATGGAAATCGCACTCGATAGCATTGACACCGAGACTATGGAAATCGAAGCTAATGCTGAGAAACTGCGTGCTAAATCATTAGTTGAGCAATTCAAGATGGAAATGGGCGAAAAGAGCGGTTCTATCAATATTGACGAAGAAGAACCAGCTAAAGAAAAAGACAGCTCCAAGACTGTAGGCAACAAAGAAAAAAGCAGTTCATAG
- a CDS encoding thymidine phosphorylase, whose protein sequence is MDSKYNIVSLIRKKRDGKTLEKEEIQHLINLYTADEIPDYQISAFLMAAFLNGMNDEESAAFTEAMLHSGEIVDLSHVSGKKVDKHSTGGVGDKLSLILAPVVAAAGVPVPMISGRGLGHTGGTLDKLESIPGFTVDMNLARYKEIIGKHNLVLAGQTKEIAPADKRLYALRDVTATVESIPLIAGSIMSKKLAEGIDALVLDVKVGSGAFMKTTEDAIKLGEALVGIGTQFEKETIAYVTNMNQPLGYKIGNWLEVEECIDAMHGDGPDDIMEITHLLAGTMIYLGGKAGDVREGIEISKEQIENGAAFQKWLDIVEEQGGDTDMIKSPQKYPKASYEFEIKAKKDGYVSEMNSFEIGMASVELGAGRKTKEEDVDPQAGIVLQKKIGDKISKGETILTGYTNKPSAIDAASEQLFGAVTIAETKPEAVHLVSHTIDKNGSRAFEL, encoded by the coding sequence ATGGATTCAAAATACAATATAGTTTCACTTATTCGCAAAAAACGAGATGGGAAAACTCTGGAGAAAGAAGAGATTCAGCATCTTATTAATTTATATACAGCCGATGAGATTCCTGATTATCAAATTAGTGCGTTTCTGATGGCCGCTTTCTTGAATGGAATGAATGATGAAGAATCGGCTGCTTTCACGGAAGCAATGCTTCATTCCGGAGAAATTGTTGATCTCTCGCATGTTTCAGGAAAGAAAGTGGATAAGCATTCAACAGGCGGGGTGGGTGATAAACTGTCGCTGATTCTAGCACCGGTGGTGGCTGCTGCCGGAGTTCCTGTGCCAATGATATCGGGACGGGGGTTAGGTCATACCGGCGGAACGCTTGACAAACTGGAGTCAATTCCGGGATTTACAGTAGATATGAATTTGGCCCGGTATAAAGAAATTATCGGAAAACATAATCTGGTGCTTGCCGGGCAAACCAAGGAAATTGCTCCAGCTGATAAACGCTTATACGCTCTCCGTGATGTAACAGCCACCGTAGAATCCATTCCACTGATTGCGGGAAGTATTATGAGTAAGAAGCTGGCTGAGGGAATTGATGCTTTGGTGCTGGATGTGAAAGTGGGTTCCGGCGCCTTTATGAAGACAACAGAAGATGCCATCAAACTGGGAGAGGCATTGGTTGGGATTGGTACTCAGTTTGAAAAAGAAACGATTGCGTATGTGACCAATATGAATCAGCCCCTTGGATATAAAATCGGAAACTGGCTGGAAGTGGAAGAATGTATAGATGCCATGCATGGCGATGGACCTGATGATATCATGGAGATTACTCATCTTTTGGCAGGAACCATGATCTATCTTGGTGGAAAGGCTGGAGATGTTAGGGAGGGGATTGAAATCAGCAAAGAACAAATTGAAAACGGAGCTGCTTTTCAGAAGTGGCTGGATATTGTTGAAGAGCAGGGTGGAGATACGGATATGATTAAATCACCCCAAAAATATCCAAAAGCCAGTTACGAATTTGAAATTAAAGCCAAAAAGGATGGATATGTATCAGAGATGAATTCTTTTGAAATTGGGATGGCTTCTGTTGAGCTGGGTGCAGGCCGTAAAACCAAGGAAGAAGACGTAGATCCACAGGCCGGAATTGTTCTTCAAAAGAAAATTGGAGACAAAATTTCAAAAGGTGAAACAATTTTGACTGGTTATACGAACAAGCCATCAGCAATAGACGCTGCAAGCGAGCAGTTATTCGGGGCAGTAACTATTGCCGAAACTAAACCCGAGGCAGTGCATTTGGTAAGTCACACAATCGACAAAAACGGCAGCAGGGCATTTGAGCTTTAA
- a CDS encoding 4-phosphoerythronate dehydrogenase has translation MIHVSADQNLYKIEELIPPQTELNLYNPSDGIPDLNQADALLLRTVTHLTADTFPNPPKNLRFIGTGSSGTDHLDNEYLEEKGITLASANGCNARAVAEYVMTSILLWREKEQPDESFGSVGVIGVGKAGSAVVELLTNFGIDCVQYDPPRAEREPDFSSVSLQEVLNCDILTFHVPLNRKGNYSTFHWLDEEKLKGRSYKLIINAARGGVINELALMKYYVEGDIQDYILDVWEDEPDFNTEVAKHAFIATPHIAGYSEQAKVNATKLVCDQLAKFFNLASGPVHYEIPERAEDLAHIQYDLTKLITRLHPILGYDKALRDLSGRPDKKVLFRNLRNEWPYRFEYPSLKIRKELLEEFPELKKLGVKATD, from the coding sequence TTGATACACGTTTCAGCCGACCAAAATCTGTATAAAATTGAGGAGCTCATTCCTCCGCAAACAGAGCTTAATCTATATAATCCTTCAGACGGAATCCCGGACCTGAATCAGGCCGATGCCTTGTTACTTCGAACTGTAACCCATTTAACCGCAGATACTTTCCCGAATCCTCCAAAAAATCTCAGGTTCATCGGAACCGGGTCATCAGGAACTGATCATCTGGACAACGAATACCTGGAAGAAAAGGGAATTACCCTCGCCAGTGCAAATGGCTGTAATGCCCGTGCGGTTGCCGAGTACGTAATGACCTCCATTCTGCTGTGGCGCGAAAAAGAGCAACCTGACGAATCGTTTGGGAGTGTGGGTGTGATTGGGGTTGGCAAAGCCGGATCTGCAGTTGTTGAGTTACTCACTAATTTTGGGATTGATTGTGTGCAGTACGACCCACCCAGGGCAGAAAGAGAGCCTGATTTTAGCTCAGTCTCGCTGCAAGAAGTCTTGAATTGTGATATTCTCACCTTTCATGTGCCCCTGAACAGAAAAGGAAATTATTCCACCTTTCACTGGCTTGATGAAGAAAAGCTAAAAGGCCGTTCTTACAAATTGATCATTAACGCTGCACGGGGTGGAGTTATTAACGAGTTAGCCCTGATGAAATATTATGTTGAAGGTGATATTCAGGATTATATCCTCGATGTATGGGAAGATGAACCTGATTTTAACACCGAAGTGGCTAAACATGCATTTATCGCTACGCCACACATCGCCGGTTATTCCGAGCAGGCTAAAGTCAACGCTACAAAACTAGTTTGTGATCAATTGGCTAAATTTTTTAATCTGGCTTCCGGGCCGGTTCACTACGAAATACCCGAACGTGCTGAGGATCTCGCTCACATTCAGTATGATCTAACCAAACTCATTACCCGCCTGCATCCTATTCTGGGTTATGACAAAGCCCTGAGAGATTTATCTGGCCGACCGGATAAGAAAGTCTTGTTTCGGAATCTGAGAAATGAATGGCCATATCGTTTTGAGTATCCTTCCCTGAAAATCAGGAAAGAACTTCTGGAAGAGTTCCCTGAATTGAAGAAACTTGGTGTGAAGGCAACGGATTAG